The following are from one region of the Littorina saxatilis isolate snail1 linkage group LG4, US_GU_Lsax_2.0, whole genome shotgun sequence genome:
- the LOC138965269 gene encoding uncharacterized protein gives MADDPGHKAMLYFLEILMYSNTPMTISQLAGRFGSRNFTQDMRTSAGGNEAGLRKFLLKYPSLFNVNGNLVSLNDGTAPLGGTFRESSPASSSTQSAPDVSTETEAVQYFRAKLLKKGEKWMPVKSLAGHLSQASPDIRECVGPQNDFYAWLLRHPLIFEVKDDMVCLKENIHTNANDPSIEGRDDVFPILERPLSFPSQHTPKIKRRPKSLEVPATKPTLSQAKVAAAVSASGKPGPITMTANEYKAVMFIKSVIDKKGDMKVNSLSGHFSQAPESLRNTIGWSKPELERFIQSHSNIFTISDDETVSVIKNTRLNVIITGSRPQAQSKPTVTNRKGKVFHVAKLWGIIDLGKHEHVFIDRTIFGKNIDDLNKVLKIGDMACFDAIPAPKGSRARWRATKVWKENESIEELIEKVAARLELPLDGLTREPDTPMGSMNDEICRIYPDLDDSTDPTKAATPLNIGGINYSFSDAAPSGAGVVPVWNFHHAELEGMKDPDDIHFSDDDEISPRLSMVAERHFMNRSVLGDSPRSVPDSARSNGSDTAVSSAGSSTGGTSPRKKLVTVSCQTIVTGEILATQLFHEDI, from the coding sequence ATGGCTGACGACCCGGGCCACAAAGCCATGTTGTACTTCCTGGAGATCCTGATGTACAGCAACACCCCCATGACCATCAGTCAGCTGGCCGGCCGCTTCGGTAGTCGCAACTTCACGCAGGACATGCGTACCAGCGCTGGAGGGAACGAGGCGGGCCTTCGCAAGTTTCTCTTGAAGTACCCGTCCCTCTTCAACGTCAATGGGAACCTGGTCAGCTTAAACGACGGGACAGCTCCTCTTGGGGGGACTTTTCGTGAAAGCAGCCCGGCCTCCAGCTCCACCCAGAGCGCTCCGGACGTTTCCACGGAAACGGAGGCGGTGCAGTATTTTCGTGCCAAACTcttgaagaagggagagaagtgGATGCCGGTGAAGAGCCTGGCCGGCCACCTGTCACAGGCCTCGCCTGACATCCGCGAGTGTGTGGGGCCGCAGAACGACTTCTACGCCTGGCTGCTCAGACACCCGCTCATTTTCGAGGTGAAGGACGACATGGTGTGCCTCAAGGAGAACATTCACACCAACGCCAATGACCCCAGCATAGAGGGCAGGGATGATGTGTTTCCCATCTTGGAGCGGCCCCTCAGCTTTCCCAGCCAGCACACGCCCAAGATCAAGCGACGCCCCAAGTCTCTGGAGGTGCCGGCCACCAAGCCCACTCTGTCCCAAGCCAAGGTGGCGGCGGCCGTGTCAGCTAGTGGCAAGCCCGGCCCCATCACCATGACAGCCAACGAGTACAAGGCCGTCATGTTCATCAAGAGCGTCATCGACAAGAAGGGAGACATGAAGGTCAACAGTCTCTCCGGCCACTTCTCCCAGGCGCCCGAGTCTCTCCGCAACACTATCGGCTGGAGCAAGCCGGAGCTGGAACGCTTCATTCAGTCACACTCAAACATTTTCACCATCTCCGACGACGAAACTGTATCTGTGATAAAGAATACTCGGCTGAATGTCATAATCACAGGCAGTCGCCCCCAAGCGCAGAGCAAGCCAACCGTGACCAACCGTAAAGGGAAAGTTTTTCACGTTGCGAAACTGTGGGGAATCATTGACCTGGGAAAACATGAACATGTTTTCATCGATCGCACAATTTTCGGGAAGAACATTGATGATCTGAACAAAGTGTTGAAGATCGGGGACATGGCGTGTTTCGATGCCATCCCGGCGCCCAAGGGCAGCAGAGCCCGCTGGAGAGCAACCAAAGTGTGGAAGGAGAACGAATCCATCGAGGAGCTGATCGAGAAAGTGGCCGCTCGCTTGGAGCTGCCGTTGGACGGCCTGACGCGGGAGCCGGACACCCCCATGGGTAGCATGAACGATGAGATCTGCCGGATCTACCCGGACCTGGACGACAGCACCGACCCCACCAAGGCCGCCACGCCGCTCAACATCGGCGGCATCAACTACTCTTTCTCGGACGCGGCTCCCAGCGGGGCGGGCGTGGTCCCTGTGTGGAACTTCCACCACGCCGAGCTGGAGGGCATGAAGGACCCCGACGACATCCACTTCAGTGACGACGACGAGATCTCCCCGCGCCTCTCCATGGTTGCCGAGCGACACTTCATGAACCGCTCCGTTCTCGGAGACAGCCCTCGCTCGGTACCAGACTCGGCTCGGTCGAACGGAAGCGACACGGCTGTCTCCAGCGCTGGAAGCTCTACGGGCGGCACGTCGCCGAGAAAGAAGCTTGTCACCGTGTCCTGTCAGACGATTGTCACCGGGGAGATATTAGCCACGCAGTTGTTCCATGAAGATATCTGA